From a single Solanum dulcamara chromosome 4, daSolDulc1.2, whole genome shotgun sequence genomic region:
- the LOC129884351 gene encoding rhamnogalacturonan I rhamnosyltransferase 1-like — MESVVQVRVQPPLQGVVIHRTRLKLWFITICSSILLWTCLVQLWHLRLLSGFNRLTKVSVRVDETMHSPPLRNYTSNGFLQVSCNGGLNQMRAAICDMVTVARLLNLTLVVPELDKSSFWADPSDFEDIFDVRHFIDSLRDEIRIIRRLPKKVTRSDGYHPIVMPPVSWSSEKYYLQQILPLFSKHQVISFNRTDARLANNGIPLELQRLRCKVNFQALKFTQKIEALGQKLVHILQQRGPFVALHLRYEMDMLAFSGCTQGCTEEEAEELKQLR, encoded by the exons atGGAGAGTGTGGTACAAGTGAGGGTACAACCACCTTTACAAGGGGTAGTGATACATAGGACTAGGTTGAAACTGTGGTTTATTACTATTTGTTCAAGCATTTTGCTATGGACCTGTTTGGTTCAGCTCTGGCATTTGAGACTGCTTTCGGGTTTCAATCGTTTAACTAAAGTATCGGTTCGTGTTGATGAGACAATGCATTCTCCTCCACTTA GAAATTATACAAGTAATGGGTTTCTTCAAGTGTCCTGCAATGGTGGTTTGAACCAAATGCGTGCGGCG ATCTGTGACATGGTGACTGTTGCACGACTTTTAAATTTAACTCTGGTTGTCCCAGAGCTTGATAAATCATCATTCTGGGCAGATCCTAG CGATTTTGAGGATATTTTTGATGTGAGACACTTCATTGATTCGTTAAGAGATGAAATCCGCATAATAAGGAGACTGCCAAAGAAGGTTACCAGGAGCGATGGATACCATCCAATTGTAATGCCTCCTGTTAGCTGGTCAAGTGAAAAGTACTACTTGCAACAG ATTCTGCCTCTCTTCAGCAAGCATCAGGTTATAAGCTTCAACAGGACAGATGCTAGGCTAGCAAATAATGGGATCCCTCTTGAGCTTCAGAGACTTAGATGTAAGGTCAATTTTCAGGCTCTGAAATTcacacaaaagattgaggcattGGGACAAAAGTTAGTCCATATACTTCAGCAGAGAGGACCATTTGTAGCATTGCATTTACGGTATGAGATGGATATGTTGGCTTTCTCTGGTTGCACTCAAGGCTGCACCGAGGAGGAAGCAGAGGAGCTCAAACAGTTAAGGTGA
- the LOC129887536 gene encoding uncharacterized protein LOC129887536, with protein MMRRYTKQRNLVKPAKTRFATAFLTLHSFYMQKKNLRTLFMSTEWNKSVYAKETLGKEVARHIISPYFWNDTVQALRVGGPLINVLRMVDGEKKPPMGYIYEAMDRAKESIEKAFNYDDRKYMNVFKIIDARWTDQLHQPLHAAGHILNPGLYYKNNEMKTLTEEVWLGYHACVERMILDKTLQDKIGDELGVYMKADGLLGIESAIRARTLRSPVEWWMQYGHNVPDLQQFAIRVQSLTCSSSGCERN; from the exons ATGATGAGGAGATACACAAAGCAAAGAAACTTGGTAAAACCTGCTAAGACAAGATTCGCAACAGCTTTTTTGACATTGCATAGTTTTTATAtgcaaaagaaaaatctgaGAACCTTGTTTATGTCCACTGAATGGAATAAGAGTGTCTATGCAAAGGAAACTCTTGGTAAAGAAGTTGCGAGACACATCATCAGTCCATATTTTTGGAATGACACTGTTCAAGCACTTAGAGTTGGTGGTCCTTTAATTAATGTACTTCGTATGGTGGATGGGGAGAAAAAACCACCAATGGGCTACATTTATGAAGCCATGGATAGGGCCAAAGAAAGTATTGAAAAGGCATTCAATTATGATGACAGGAAATATATGAATGTTTTCAAAATCATTGATGCAAGGTGGACGGATCAACTTCATCAACCTTTACATGCAGCTGGACATATTTTGAACCCGGGGctctattataaaaataatgagatGAAGACTTTAACTGAAGAAGTGTGGTTGGGATATCATGCATGTGTTGAGAGGATGATCCTAGATAAAACTTTACAAGACAAAATAGGGGATGAGCTTGGTGTGTACATGAAAGCTGATGGGCTACTTGGAATTGAGTCGGCCATTAGAGCTAGAACCTTAAGGTCACCAG TTGAATGGTGGATGCAATATGGTCATAATGTCCCAGACTTGCAACAATTTGCTATTAGAGTGCAAAGTTTAACTTGTAGCTCATCAGGTTGCGAGAGAAATTAG